The Fusarium keratoplasticum isolate Fu6.1 chromosome 8, whole genome shotgun sequence genome includes a region encoding these proteins:
- a CDS encoding Zn(2)-C6 fungal-type domain-containing protein, whose translation MGRQPRQRPVSCHFCRVRKLRCSRDFPCSNCTSRGVPCREPQDPPRASAPAQRPIAKKTAAGAGEKEKETDILSRLERLEALLAQQNKQPAPESQSSSALPPISEADAPPRPQQDSQLALPLNVQNLTDDALWLDRTCLGPKTSETVLGDKIVFRTCPIRMITQSSCYIFQNSSIPSGFLSVEPTKCVWLPTREETRTLVEKYTTGITYMHHIVHNPSLCNLVDEVYDTLDQGTQVPLCSVVLLLAVCANVTHSWTQADNETTKLFNDAAEANAQAIIWLKGTMDVFDVAQRNVQIELESAQGLIIVSFVLLNIEGISTRARTYLFQAIAISRELGLHRLDHPLTSSTGHPKAFTGIRAEAARRVWWYLVGLDCMLARFPGPHEGTYLINPKHMAVRKPRNLNDEDLVDGDEPGKPLTESTSMSYFLQRIRLAELTRKFTDRMPLSSAAPETMTYDLVLELDAAIDQFIREIPPFLVMEGEELAKLPPNDIRRSPAIIIQRHIMKLFVQGQRCRLHLPYLARGSIEPRYAHSRNVCLDAAQTILHAEHLLDKEDVAFTSTRLRTTLVLHSVFLATIILILDFCLGTTAQEKETRRQQLVEAWKILDIAKEHSKPTARIQDLLKQVMKKHKVSICADEERNQLPVRSAVQETSLPLTPSSAAPISTGATPNDADPSPQAWDELGSMIDLDGMDWENLLWGLDAPLI comes from the exons ATGGGCCGGCAGCCTCGCCAGCGGCCTGTTTCGTGCCACTTTTGCCGGGTGCGCAAGCTGCGGTGCAGTCGCGACTTTCCCTGCTCGAATTGCACCAGCCGCGGAGTTCCCTGCCGGGAACCCCAGGATCCACCCCGCGCTTCGGCCCCGGCTCAGAGGCCGAtcgccaagaagacggcggCGGGTGCCggtgagaaggagaaggagacagATATTCTGAGCCGCCTGGAGAGGTTGGAGGCACTGCTTGCACAGCAGAATAAACAGCCTGCACCTGAGAGCCAATCGTCTTCAGCGTTGCCGCCTATCTCAGAAGCGGATGCGCCACCCCGGCCACAGCAGGACTCGCAACTAGCATTACCTCTCAATGTCCAGAATTTGACGGACGATGCTCTCTGGCTGGATAGGACATGTCTTGGTCCAAAGACATCT GAAACCGTGTTGGGTGACAAAATCGTCTTTCGCACTTGTCCTATACGCATGATCACTCAATCATCATGCTACATCTTTCAAAATTCCAGCATCCCATCTGGTTTTCTCTCTGTAGAACCGACCAAGTGTGTATGGCTACCCACTAGAGAAGAAACCAGAACGCTGGTGGAAAAGTACACGACAGGTATCACTTACATGCACCACATTGTGCATAACCCTTCTCTATGCAACCTTGTGGATGAGGTGTACGACACTCTGGACCAGGGGACACAGGTGCCTTTGTGCTCAGTGGTTCTACTCCTCGCGGTTTGCGCCAACGTCACGCACTCGTGGACGCAAGCGGACAATGAGACGACGAAACTATTCAATGACGCCGCAGAGGCAAATGCGCAGGCAATCATCTGGCTCAAAGGAACCATGGATGTCTTTGATGTGGCTCAGAGAAATGTGCAGATCGAGCTGGAGAGTGCTCAAGGTCTTATCATTGTGAGCTTTGTCTTGCTGAACATCGAGGGCATCTCCACTCGGGCTCGAACCTATCTGTTTCAAGCCATCGCAATATCTCGTGAACTGGGCCTTCATCGCCTAGATCATCCCCTCACTTCATCAACAGGTCACCCAAAGGCCTTTACTGGGATAAgagctgaagctgctcgGCGAGTCTGGTGGTACCTCGTCGGTTTGGATTG CATGTTGGCTCGATTCCCAGGGCCCCACGAGGGCACCTATCTAATAAATCCAAAGCACATGGCTGTGAGGAAACCTCGTAATCTTAATGATGAGGACCttgtcgacggcgacgagcCGGGGAAGCCCTTGACCGAGTCGACTAGCATGTCCTATTTCCTGCAGCGGATTCGGCTGGCCGAATTAACTCGCAAGTTCACAGACCGAATGCCGCTCTCTTCAGCCGCCCCAGAAACCATGACATacgaccttgttcttgagctggATGCTGCAATCGATCAATTCATCAGGGAAATCCCTCCTTTCTTAGTCATGGAAGGCGAAGAACTAGCAAAGCTACCCCCTAACGATATTCGACGGTCACCGGCGATTATTATACAACGGCACATCATGAAGTTGTTCGTTCAGGGGCAGCGGTGTAGACTCCATCTTCCATATCTGGCCCGTGGTTCGATCGAGCCCCGTTATGCGCACTCACGAAACGTTTGCTTGGACGCAGCTCAGACCATTCTTCATGCAGAGCATCTTCTTGACAAGGAGGATGTTGCATTCACTTCCACGCGACTCAGAACGACACTAGTATTACACAGCGTCTTTCTAGCTACCATTATACTTATCCTAGATTTCTGTCTGGGAACAACCGCGCAAGAAAAGGAGACTAGGCGGCAACAGCTGGTGGAGGCATGGAAGATCCTAGACATTGCAAAGGAGCACTCCAAGCCGACAGCCCGGATACAGGACCTGTTGAAGCAGGTTATGAAGAAGCACAAAGTGTCGATATGTGCGGATGAAGAACGAAACCAGCTTCCAGTGAGATCGGCTGTGCAGGAGACGAGTCTTCCTCTCACCCCCAGCTCAGCTGCGCCGATCTCGACCGGGGCGACGCCCAATGATGCTGACCCTTCCCCCCAAGCCTGGGATGAGCTGGGATCAATGATTGATCTTGATGGGATGGACTGGGAAAACCTGCTTTGGGGCCTGGATGCCCCTCTGATTTAG
- a CDS encoding MFS domain-containing protein, producing MQSLAQLRQLLRETTDLVNLQLFNNMGHIDIEEQLAGAATPAPVLNDDEKYEKDLEDGSTSVDLEELAPRDPNIVDWDGPDDPANPQNWSAKKKTITVVLVSSITFVTPLASSIFAPSIDQVMREFHSTNQQLASFIVSVYLLGYCFGPLVVAPLSEMYGRLPLYNICNVLFVVFNIACAKAPNLAGLIIFRLLAGLAGCCPLTLGAGTLADMISKEKRGAAMSSWVLGPLLGPVVGPIAGGYLSQAKGWRWSFWVVAMVSGAIALAGFIFMRETYAYALLEKKTKKLRKETGNPKLKSALDKGTTTKELFSLAMVRPTKMLLFSPIVFLLSLYMAIIYGYLYLIFTAMPMIFEGQYGFSSGSVGLTYCGIGVGSLIGLAIAGATSDPLVRYLTKKNGGESKPEYRLPVMTGACVLIPAGLFLFGWSAENNNHWILPIIGTGFLGTGMVAVFMCISVYLVDAYLEYAASAIAASTVFRSLVGALLPLAGRKMYDTLGLGWGTSLLAFIAVAAIPVPLVFIKYGEKIRSRNLFDVQF from the exons ATGCAGTCTCTTGCTCAGCTACGACAACTCCTCCG AGAAACCACCGATTTGGTCAACCTCcagctcttcaacaacatggGTCACATCGATATCGAAGAGCAACTGGCTGGTGCGGCTACCCCAGCACCAGTACTCAACGATGATGAGAAATATGAGAaggatcttgaagatggatCAACCTCagtcgaccttgaggaactTGCTCCTCGTGACCCCAACATTGTTGACTGGGATGGCCCCGATGACCCAGCCAATCCCCAAAACTGgtcggcaaagaagaagacaatAACCGTTGTGCTTGTCTCATCCATCACATTTGTCAC ACCGTTGGCTTCGTCTATTTTCGCGCCAAGTATTGATCAAGTGATGAGAGAGTTCCACTCAACAAATCAGCAACTGGCGTCATTTATCGTCTCCGTTTACCTTCTTGGGTACTGTTTCGGTCCATTGGTTGTTGCGCCCCTGTCTGAAATGTACGGTCGTCTTCCGCTTTACAACATCTGCAACGTTCTCTTTGTCGTCTTCAACATTGCTTGCGCCAAGGCTCCCAACTTGGCGGGCCTGATTATTTTCCGACTCCTCGCAGGTCTTGCTGGTTGCTGCCCGCTCACACTTGGAGCTGGAACACTGGCCGATATGATCTCTAAGGAGAAGCGTGGAGCTGCTATGTCGTCATGGGTTTTGGGACCTCTCTTAGGACCTGTCGTTGGACCGATTG CTGGCGGATATCTCTCCCAGGCTAAAGGCTGGCGTTGGTCGTTCTGGGTGGTGGCTATGGTG AGCGGCGCGATTGCACTGGCAGGCTTTATCTTCATGCGAGAGACATACGCCTATGCTTTGCTGGAgaaaaagaccaagaagctccGCAAGGAGACTGGCAACCCTAAGCTCAAGTCTGCTCTGGACAAGGGAACCACAACCAAGGAGTTGTTCAGCTTGGCAATGGTTCGCCCAACCAAGATGCTGCTCTTCTCGCCCATCGTATTTCTCCTCTCGCTATACATGGCCATCATTTACGGTTACCTGTATCTCATCTTTACTGCCATGCCCATGATCTTTGAGGGGCAATACGGCTTCTCGAGCGGATCCGTTGGCCTTACCTACTGCGGTATTGGCGTGGGTTCTTTGATAGGTCTTGCTATTGCAGGAGCCACATCCGATCCTCTCGTGAGGTATCTCACTAAGAAGAATGGTGGAGAGTCCAAGCCAGAGTACCGACTCCCGGTCATGACTGGCGCATGTGTCCTGATCCCGGCTGGCCTGTTCCTTTTCGGATGGTCTGCTGAGAACAACAACCACTGGATTCTTCCCATCATCGGAACTGGTTTCTTGGGCACTGGCATGGTTGCCGTATTT ATGTGCATTTCGGTTTACCTGGTCGATGCGTACTTGGAGTACGCCGCATCCGCCATAGCTGCTAGCACCGTGTTCCGCTCGCTGGTGGGAGCACTGCTGCCCTTGGCTGGTCGGAAGATGTACGACACGCTGGGTCTCGGTTGGGGTACATCGCTGCTGGCGTTCATCGCAGTGGCGGCGATCCCGGTGCCGCTGGTGTTTATCAAGTATGGTGAGAAGATTCGAAGTAGGAATCTGTTTGATGTCCAGTTTTGA